The following is a genomic window from Geoalkalibacter halelectricus.
GCAATCGGCGTTTAATTCTTCTTTTGCTCTGGCGGAGACAAGCGGCGCGGAGACCAGCCTGATCGCCGATACCGGGGGATCCTGGGCGGGAAAGCGCAGCCTGATCATCGAACCCGGATTTCAATACACGCACAACTCCTCAAACCGCATCGATCTGACCGGCCTCACCCTGCCCGGATTGGTCATCGGGTTGATTCAGGTGGAAAAAGTGCGACGCGACATCCTCACTCCCTCCGTCTCCCTGCGGTTCGGGGTCAGCGAATTTTTCCAGATCAATCTGAAGGTTCCCTACCTCTACCGTTCGGACAAGTTCACCAACCGCCCCGGGGAGCCGCAAATTCCCAGTCAGCATAATACGGTCAACGATCATGCGTTGGGTGATATCGAAGGCGGCATCCTGTTCCACCTGCTCAAGGAAACCCCCTCGCGGCCGCAGGTTATCGCCGGACTCAAAGCCAAATCCCGCACAGGTCGCGATCCCTACGGCCTGGCCAGACAGATGGCGACCCCCGGCACCCAGATCCCCGCCGAGTTGCCGACGGGCACGGGCCACTGGGCACTGGAACCCTATGTGACGGTACTCAAAGTGGCTGACCCGGCGGTGCTGTTCGCCAACCTCGGCTATTTCTATCACATGGAGCGGACTATCGACGGGATCGGCAAAGTCGATCCCAGCGACAGCGTCAACCTGAGCTTCGGCATCGGCTACGCACTCAACGACAAGTTGGCCCTGAGCACCGCCTTCGAACAGAAGATCTACACGCGCGCCAAAGTCGACGGAAGAAAGCTCGCGGAAACC
Proteins encoded in this region:
- a CDS encoding transporter; this translates as MRFVVGLLFLLVILQSAFNSSFALAETSGAETSLIADTGGSWAGKRSLIIEPGFQYTHNSSNRIDLTGLTLPGLVIGLIQVEKVRRDILTPSVSLRFGVSEFFQINLKVPYLYRSDKFTNRPGEPQIPSQHNTVNDHALGDIEGGILFHLLKETPSRPQVIAGLKAKSRTGRDPYGLARQMATPGTQIPAELPTGTGHWALEPYVTVLKVADPAVLFANLGYFYHMERTIDGIGKVDPSDSVNLSFGIGYALNDKLALSTAFEQKIYTRAKVDGRKLAETDPVVATLLLGATYAFSPRTAMNLTLGVGLTEDSPDMQVSINFPIRFSF